The following are encoded in a window of Kitasatospora sp. NBC_01250 genomic DNA:
- a CDS encoding FAD-dependent oxidoreductase: MTAEPTADTMAAHPQVLVVGAGPVGLVTAHELARRGIRVRLVDAADGPATTSRALATHARTLEVYDQMGVLDDLLPRGQRVEHFTLHQNGRRLVRFDTDYSRLPTRFPFTLMVDQAITEEVLRAAAARHGVTVEWGVRLEEFEDHGEEVTAVLRHPGGNAEQVTAQWLVGCDGGHSTVRKQLGLQLTGTSTDTWLIADAVIDCDLPRDSIHWLRTSTGTVMMVPFPQPGKWRLLDTAEIDYPDEQALAERFARKIEAGCGRAVKVHPPSWVSVFTIQQRMIPNMRSGRCFVAGDAAHVHSPASGQGMNTGVQDAVNLAWKLADVIRGGADESLLDSYSAERVPVGAALLKSTRMATVLVQLRNRYAAAGLRTMFTVVRSVPPLKSKIQRKIMGGMSALDLSYAASPLTLAATAGTDCGERAAKVTAARLDGSAGWRQLVAELREPHWSLLAFVSPGDQGDQGGRLLRSLADEYAGFLRVRTVGSASGNTDDDSRLGPLPDPGNHLRTDLGAVTGAWVLIRPDGYVAARGTRLAGQGPGTAMAALRAVGPRPSAVPEAAALER, encoded by the coding sequence ATGACGGCCGAGCCGACAGCCGACACCATGGCCGCGCACCCCCAGGTGCTCGTGGTGGGGGCGGGCCCGGTCGGCCTGGTTACCGCACACGAGCTGGCCCGGCGCGGGATCCGGGTACGGCTCGTCGACGCCGCCGACGGCCCGGCGACCACCAGCCGGGCCCTGGCCACCCATGCCCGGACCCTTGAGGTCTACGACCAGATGGGTGTGTTGGACGACCTGCTGCCACGCGGACAACGGGTGGAGCACTTCACCCTGCACCAGAACGGCCGACGGCTGGTGCGCTTCGATACCGACTACAGTCGGCTGCCCACCCGCTTCCCCTTCACCCTGATGGTCGACCAGGCGATCACGGAGGAGGTGCTGCGCGCGGCCGCCGCCCGGCACGGCGTCACTGTCGAATGGGGCGTCAGGCTGGAGGAGTTCGAGGACCACGGCGAGGAGGTCACGGCGGTGCTGCGGCACCCGGGTGGCAATGCCGAGCAGGTCACCGCGCAGTGGCTGGTGGGCTGCGATGGCGGCCACAGCACGGTCCGGAAGCAACTGGGCCTGCAGCTGACCGGCACCAGCACCGACACCTGGCTGATCGCCGACGCGGTCATCGACTGCGACCTGCCCCGCGACAGCATCCACTGGCTGCGTACCTCGACCGGCACGGTGATGATGGTCCCCTTCCCGCAGCCGGGCAAGTGGCGGCTGCTGGACACCGCGGAGATCGACTACCCGGACGAACAGGCGCTGGCCGAGCGCTTCGCCCGGAAGATCGAGGCCGGCTGCGGCCGCGCGGTCAAGGTCCACCCACCCAGCTGGGTCTCGGTGTTCACCATCCAGCAGCGAATGATCCCGAACATGCGCTCGGGCCGCTGCTTCGTGGCCGGGGACGCCGCTCACGTGCACAGCCCGGCGTCCGGCCAGGGCATGAACACCGGCGTCCAGGATGCCGTCAACCTCGCCTGGAAGCTCGCGGACGTCATCCGCGGCGGGGCCGACGAGTCACTGCTGGACAGCTACAGCGCTGAGCGCGTCCCGGTGGGTGCCGCCCTGCTCAAGTCGACCCGGATGGCCACCGTCCTGGTGCAGCTGCGCAACCGCTACGCGGCGGCCGGGCTGCGCACGATGTTCACCGTGGTCCGGTCCGTGCCGCCGCTCAAGTCCAAGATCCAACGCAAGATCATGGGCGGTATGTCAGCGCTCGACCTCTCCTACGCCGCCAGCCCGCTGACCCTCGCGGCCACGGCCGGGACGGACTGTGGGGAACGGGCGGCCAAGGTCACCGCAGCGCGGCTGGACGGCTCCGCCGGCTGGCGACAACTCGTGGCGGAGTTGCGCGAGCCGCACTGGAGCCTGCTCGCCTTCGTCTCCCCCGGCGACCAGGGCGACCAGGGCGGGCGTCTCCTGCGCTCGCTCGCCGACGAGTACGCGGGCTTCCTACGGGTGCGTACCGTCGGGTCCGCGAGCGGGAACACCGACGACGACAGCCGGCTCGGGCCGCTGCCCGACCCCGGCAACCACCTGCGCACCGACCTTGGCGCCGTCACCGGCGCCTGGGTACTGATCCGGCCCGACGGGTACGTGGCGGCGCGTGGCACCCGGCTCGCCGGCCAGGGCCCCGGGACGGCCATGGCCGCCCTGCGGGCGGTGGGACCACGCCCCTCGGCGGTGCCCGAGGCAGCGGCCCTGGAGCGCTGA
- a CDS encoding dTDP-4-dehydrorhamnose 3,5-epimerase family protein has protein sequence MGIHEMAVLDAYRVTPQLIVDERGSFHESYKYQELAHATGHAFRPLQVNYSVSSRNTLRGIHGVVIPPGQAKLVSCVRGKLLDVVVDLRLGSPTFGRHDTTVLDAREGTAVFIAEGLAHGFVALTADACISYLCSTEFVPGTQFDINPFDPELALPWDTALTGAPLLSAKDEQAPTVAQAAERGLLARYDECRALYRRLRLDAVR, from the coding sequence ATGGGTATTCATGAGATGGCCGTGCTCGATGCCTACCGCGTGACTCCGCAACTGATCGTCGACGAACGCGGCAGCTTCCACGAGTCCTACAAGTACCAGGAGCTCGCCCACGCCACCGGTCATGCCTTCCGCCCGTTGCAGGTCAACTACTCGGTCTCGTCGCGCAACACGCTGCGCGGGATCCACGGTGTGGTCATCCCGCCGGGACAGGCCAAGCTGGTGAGTTGCGTGCGGGGCAAGCTGCTGGACGTGGTGGTGGACCTGCGGCTGGGGTCGCCGACCTTTGGCCGGCACGACACCACGGTGCTCGACGCGAGGGAGGGGACGGCGGTCTTCATCGCTGAGGGCCTCGCGCACGGCTTCGTGGCGCTCACCGCCGACGCTTGCATCAGCTATCTCTGCTCCACCGAGTTCGTCCCCGGCACGCAGTTCGACATCAACCCCTTCGACCCGGAGCTGGCACTGCCCTGGGACACCGCGCTCACCGGCGCGCCGTTGCTCTCCGCGAAGGACGAACAGGCACCGACCGTGGCGCAGGCTGCGGAGCGGGGGCTGCTGGCGCGCTACGACGAGTGCCGTGCGCTGTACCGGCGGCTGCGGCTCGACGCGGTTCGGTAG
- a CDS encoding NAD-dependent epimerase/dehydratase family protein produces the protein MHGEVRRVSQNDRLSVVVLGSGGFVGRHVCEAFTDRGARVLGVARSVPAPGTAPPTVPLDLSSAPPEKVAALLREHRADTVVNAAGAVWGVTQEQLFQGNVELTRNLVDAVSRLDRRPRLIHLGSVHEYGVGAPGAALAEDHPPHPANPYGRSKLLATEAVLQATREQRLDGVVLRIANVFGPHAPRGSLLGLIAAHLIAVARHHGQQPMPALRLSPLRARRDFVDVRDVGAAVVACATAAFDEPAGGRIVNIGCGRAVSVRRLVDQLIALSGLDASVIEEHEAPGERAGAQWQQVDITRARRLLHWYPRWPLKQSLRDLLETAG, from the coding sequence ATGCACGGGGAGGTGCGGAGAGTGTCCCAGAACGACCGTCTCTCGGTTGTGGTGCTGGGTTCCGGCGGTTTCGTGGGCCGGCACGTCTGTGAGGCCTTCACGGACCGGGGAGCTCGTGTCCTGGGGGTCGCCAGGTCGGTACCGGCGCCGGGCACGGCGCCCCCCACCGTGCCGCTCGACCTGAGCAGCGCCCCGCCGGAGAAAGTGGCCGCGCTGCTGCGCGAGCATCGGGCCGACACCGTTGTCAACGCGGCGGGCGCGGTCTGGGGGGTGACGCAGGAGCAGCTGTTCCAGGGCAACGTCGAGCTCACCCGGAACCTGGTCGACGCGGTGTCCCGGCTGGACCGCCGGCCCCGGCTGATCCACCTCGGCTCGGTCCACGAGTACGGCGTCGGCGCTCCCGGCGCCGCCCTGGCCGAGGACCATCCGCCCCACCCGGCGAACCCCTACGGGCGTTCCAAGCTGCTCGCCACCGAGGCCGTCCTGCAAGCCACCAGGGAGCAGCGGCTGGACGGCGTGGTGCTGCGGATCGCCAACGTCTTCGGCCCGCACGCGCCGCGCGGCAGCCTGCTCGGCTTGATCGCCGCGCACCTGATCGCCGTCGCCCGGCACCACGGTCAGCAGCCGATGCCGGCGCTGCGGCTGTCCCCCCTGCGCGCGCGGCGGGACTTCGTCGACGTGCGCGACGTGGGCGCCGCGGTGGTCGCCTGCGCCACGGCCGCGTTCGACGAGCCGGCGGGCGGACGGATCGTCAACATCGGCTGCGGTCGAGCGGTCAGCGTGCGCCGGCTGGTCGACCAGTTGATCGCCCTCAGCGGGCTGGACGCCTCGGTGATCGAGGAGCACGAGGCGCCCGGTGAACGCGCCGGCGCGCAGTGGCAACAGGTCGACATCACCCGTGCCCGCCGCCTGCTGCACTGGTATCCGCGTTGGCCGCTGAAGCAGTCGCTGCGCGACCTGCTGGAGACGGCCGGCTGA
- a CDS encoding class I SAM-dependent methyltransferase, which produces MPSCRICGGTLREAFDFGRQPVADAFVAPKDLANEFFYRLAVAMCATCTMMQLVEGIPRERMFHTDYPYLASGSTAMQAHFQGVAQHFLDNELKDPGSFIVEFGSNDGIMLETVARAGVRHLGVEPSTRVAEAAAAKGIEVRNAFFEESTATEIFAAQGPAKVIYAANTFSHVDYVDSIFRGVDVLLSADGIFVFEDPYLADIVEKTSFDQIYDEHYYFFTVRSVQAMAAQYGFELVDVEYLTVHGGEIRYTVARPGARTPSPAVARYLERERLTGIAEQRTLDRFAANIHQLRDSLRDLLLRCREQGKSVAGYGATAKSATVTNFCGIGPDLVSYICDNSPTKQGLLSPGTHIPVRSPEEFAQDYPDYALLFAWNHAQEIMHKESRFQSQGGQWILYVPKVHIR; this is translated from the coding sequence ATGCCCAGCTGCCGCATCTGCGGCGGTACGCTTCGCGAGGCCTTCGACTTCGGACGCCAGCCGGTGGCTGACGCGTTCGTGGCCCCGAAGGACCTCGCCAACGAGTTCTTCTACCGGCTGGCGGTCGCGATGTGCGCGACCTGCACGATGATGCAACTGGTCGAAGGCATCCCGCGCGAGCGCATGTTCCACACCGACTACCCGTACCTGGCGTCGGGCTCGACCGCGATGCAGGCCCACTTCCAGGGCGTCGCCCAGCACTTCCTGGACAACGAGCTCAAGGATCCCGGCTCCTTCATCGTCGAGTTCGGCAGCAACGACGGCATCATGCTGGAGACCGTCGCCCGGGCGGGGGTGCGTCACCTCGGCGTGGAGCCCTCCACGAGGGTGGCCGAGGCCGCCGCCGCCAAGGGCATCGAGGTGCGCAACGCCTTCTTCGAAGAGTCCACGGCGACCGAGATCTTCGCCGCACAGGGCCCGGCCAAGGTGATCTACGCCGCCAACACCTTCTCGCACGTCGACTACGTCGACTCGATCTTCCGCGGCGTCGACGTGCTGCTCTCCGCCGACGGAATCTTCGTCTTCGAGGATCCGTACCTGGCCGACATCGTCGAGAAGACCTCGTTCGACCAGATCTACGACGAGCACTACTACTTCTTCACCGTGCGCTCCGTGCAGGCGATGGCCGCCCAGTACGGCTTCGAACTGGTCGACGTGGAGTACCTGACCGTGCACGGCGGCGAGATCCGCTACACCGTGGCACGCCCCGGCGCCCGTACGCCGAGCCCCGCGGTCGCCCGGTACCTGGAGCGCGAGCGCCTCACCGGAATCGCCGAGCAGCGGACCCTGGACCGCTTCGCCGCCAACATCCATCAGCTGCGCGACAGTCTGCGCGACCTGCTGCTGCGCTGCCGTGAGCAGGGCAAGAGCGTCGCGGGCTACGGCGCCACCGCGAAGAGCGCCACCGTCACCAACTTCTGCGGCATCGGCCCCGACCTGGTCTCCTACATCTGTGACAACTCGCCCACCAAGCAGGGCCTGCTCAGCCCCGGCACGCACATCCCGGTGCGCTCCCCGGAGGAGTTCGCCCAGGACTACCCCGACTACGCGCTGTTGTTCGCCTGGAACCACGCGCAGGAGATCATGCACAAGGAGAGCCGCTTCCAGAGCCAGGGCGGCCAGTGGATCCTCTACGTCCCCAAGGTCCACATCCGCTGA
- a CDS encoding NAD-dependent epimerase/dehydratase family protein has protein sequence MLPTRPLVVVLGASGYIGSAVAAELARRPVQLRLVGRRPCLVPQPGAAAVEVRTADLAAPGAVARAVADADIVVHLVAHIAEGVNWRAAEGDQVAERINVGLAHEVVRALRASRRLERRPPVLIFAGSASQVGRPGRIDGSEPDEPVTTYARQKLDAERALKAATAEGVLRGISLRLPTVYGCAPGVEGRGVVTTMATMALAGRPLTMWGAGAVERDLVHVTDAARAFAACLDHVDALAGRHWLVGTGEPVTVADLFTAIAGSVSGRTGLPPVPVLSVQPPETATAADFRGTVVDSSAFRAVTGWQPRLSLREALDELVAALGEPVTEGPASGR, from the coding sequence ATGCTTCCCACCAGGCCGCTCGTCGTGGTGCTCGGTGCGTCCGGCTACATCGGATCGGCGGTCGCGGCGGAGCTCGCCCGGCGGCCGGTCCAGCTGCGGTTGGTGGGGCGGCGGCCCTGCCTCGTCCCGCAGCCGGGTGCTGCGGCGGTCGAGGTCCGCACGGCCGACCTGGCGGCACCCGGTGCGGTGGCCCGGGCCGTGGCGGACGCCGACATCGTGGTCCACCTGGTCGCGCACATCGCCGAAGGGGTGAACTGGAGGGCGGCGGAGGGTGATCAGGTCGCCGAGCGGATCAACGTGGGCCTGGCGCACGAGGTGGTCCGAGCGCTGCGGGCGAGCCGTCGGCTCGAACGGCGCCCGCCGGTGCTGATCTTCGCCGGCTCGGCCTCCCAGGTGGGCCGGCCCGGGCGGATCGACGGCAGCGAACCGGACGAGCCGGTGACCACCTACGCTCGACAGAAGCTGGACGCCGAACGGGCGTTGAAGGCCGCCACCGCCGAGGGCGTCCTGCGGGGCATCTCGCTGCGGTTGCCCACCGTGTACGGCTGCGCCCCGGGCGTGGAGGGGCGCGGCGTCGTCACCACGATGGCGACGATGGCCCTGGCCGGCCGGCCGCTCACGATGTGGGGTGCGGGAGCGGTGGAGCGCGATCTGGTCCACGTGACCGATGCCGCGCGCGCCTTCGCCGCCTGCCTGGACCACGTGGACGCGCTGGCCGGGAGGCACTGGCTGGTCGGAACCGGGGAACCGGTGACGGTCGCCGATCTCTTCACCGCCATCGCCGGCAGTGTGTCCGGGCGGACCGGGCTGCCGCCGGTGCCCGTGCTGTCGGTCCAGCCGCCGGAGACGGCGACGGCGGCGGATTTCCGCGGCACTGTCGTCGACTCCTCGGCGTTCCGGGCGGTCACCGGCTGGCAGCCGCGGCTGTCACTGCGAGAGGCACTGGACGAGCTGGTGGCGGCTCTCGGGGAGCCGGTGACCGAGGGTCCGGCCTCCGGTCGGTAG
- a CDS encoding dTDP-4-dehydrorhamnose 3,5-epimerase family protein: MKTRQLTVPGAWEIELDPHHDERGTFAEWYAQGAFAEALGTPLPVALAAVSISRRGVVRGVHYVETPPGQARYVTCVSGEILDFTVDIRTGSPTFGQWDSLRLGPGHWRALYLTEGLGHAFTALTEQATVLYLCSAPYAAERERTIHPFDPDLALPWPTGLEPNLSERDAQAPTLAQARQLGRLPRYTPPRP; the protein is encoded by the coding sequence ATGAAGACACGTCAGCTCACGGTGCCCGGCGCCTGGGAGATCGAGCTCGACCCGCACCACGACGAGCGGGGCACCTTCGCCGAATGGTATGCGCAGGGAGCCTTCGCCGAGGCCCTGGGCACACCGCTGCCGGTCGCGCTGGCCGCCGTCTCGATCTCTCGCCGCGGCGTCGTCCGGGGCGTCCACTACGTCGAGACGCCCCCAGGCCAAGCCCGGTACGTCACCTGCGTGTCCGGCGAGATCCTCGACTTCACGGTGGACATCCGCACGGGCTCACCCACCTTCGGCCAGTGGGACTCGCTGCGTCTGGGCCCCGGCCACTGGCGGGCCCTCTACCTCACCGAGGGCCTCGGCCACGCGTTCACCGCGCTGACCGAACAGGCCACGGTTCTCTATCTGTGCTCGGCCCCGTACGCCGCCGAGCGCGAGCGCACCATCCACCCCTTCGACCCTGACCTGGCCCTGCCCTGGCCCACCGGCCTGGAACCCAACCTGTCCGAGCGCGACGCTCAGGCCCCGACCCTCGCGCAAGCGCGCCAGCTCGGCCGACTTCCCCGCTACACGCCACCACGCCCCTGA
- a CDS encoding Gfo/Idh/MocA family oxidoreductase: protein MTAASPAPYRVALIGYGLAGAAFHAPLIATTPGLSLSTVVTANPERRARLAAEHPGARALDTPEQLFAEAGEYDVAVVATPNRTHLPLARAALTVGLATVVDKPLATTAEEARALCGFAEARGTLLTVFQNRRWDNDFRTARRLIEAGALGRVHRFESRFERFRPKPKAGWRELADPAEAGGTLYDLGSHLVDQALTLFGPVGSVYAEIDVRRDGAVVDDDAFLALSHTGGVRSHLWTSAIAPLAGPRLRVLGDRAGYVKDGLDPQEADLRAGRRPGDGRPWGVEDPARHGTLGTDEHATQLVTDPGDYPAFYAGLAHALATGTPPPVDPLDAVATLGVLEAARQSAATGNTVLLH, encoded by the coding sequence ATGACCGCCGCTTCCCCCGCCCCGTACCGCGTCGCCCTGATCGGCTACGGTCTGGCCGGCGCCGCCTTCCACGCCCCGCTGATCGCCACCACCCCGGGCCTGAGCCTCTCCACGGTGGTCACGGCCAACCCCGAGCGCCGCGCCCGGCTGGCCGCGGAGCACCCGGGCGCCCGCGCGCTGGACACCCCCGAGCAGCTGTTCGCCGAGGCCGGCGAGTACGACGTCGCGGTCGTCGCCACCCCGAACCGCACCCACCTGCCGCTGGCCCGGGCGGCACTGACCGTGGGCCTGGCCACCGTGGTGGACAAGCCGCTGGCCACCACCGCCGAGGAGGCCCGCGCGCTGTGCGGCTTCGCCGAGGCCCGCGGCACGCTGCTGACCGTCTTCCAGAACCGGCGCTGGGACAACGACTTCCGCACCGCCCGGCGGCTGATCGAGGCCGGCGCGCTGGGCCGGGTGCACCGCTTCGAGTCCCGCTTCGAGCGGTTCCGGCCCAAGCCGAAGGCCGGCTGGCGCGAGCTGGCCGACCCGGCCGAGGCCGGCGGCACCCTCTACGACCTGGGCAGCCACCTGGTGGACCAGGCGCTGACCCTGTTCGGGCCGGTCGGCAGCGTCTACGCGGAGATCGACGTGCGGCGCGACGGCGCGGTGGTCGACGACGACGCCTTCCTCGCCCTCAGCCACACCGGCGGCGTCCGCTCGCACCTGTGGACCAGCGCGATCGCTCCCCTGGCCGGGCCCCGGCTGCGGGTGCTCGGCGACCGTGCCGGCTACGTCAAGGACGGCCTGGACCCGCAGGAGGCGGACCTGCGGGCCGGCCGGCGCCCGGGCGACGGCCGGCCGTGGGGCGTCGAGGACCCCGCCCGGCACGGCACCCTGGGCACCGACGAGCACGCGACGCAGCTGGTCACCGACCCCGGCGACTACCCCGCCTTCTACGCCGGCCTGGCCCATGCGCTGGCCACCGGAACCCCGCCCCCGGTGGACCCGCTGGACGCGGTCGCCACGCTGGGCGTGCTGGAGGCCGCCCGGCAGAGCGCCGCGACCGGCAACACCGTCCTGCTGCACTGA
- a CDS encoding DUF6412 domain-containing protein, with the protein MHPLVLLLGLLRLLTGDLLPGGSSGLTALATAATLVVLAGVLSATFVLARLLGSRAPHAVRDGTLRRHALRTAFLPQRDPDARGRRRPRAPGAALAAA; encoded by the coding sequence GTGCATCCGCTCGTCCTGCTGCTCGGCCTGCTCCGGCTGCTGACCGGCGACCTGCTGCCCGGTGGCAGCAGCGGCCTCACCGCGCTGGCCACGGCCGCCACCCTGGTGGTGCTGGCCGGTGTGCTCTCGGCCACGTTCGTGCTGGCCCGGCTGCTCGGCTCGCGCGCCCCGCACGCGGTGCGCGACGGCACCCTGCGGCGGCACGCCCTGCGCACCGCCTTCCTGCCGCAACGCGATCCGGACGCCCGGGGCCGCCGCCGGCCCAGGGCACCGGGCGCGGCCCTGGCGGCCGCGTAG
- a CDS encoding YidC/Oxa1 family membrane protein insertase gives MSIFSIFDPAIGLAHTVVGAFAHVVPAAAAIVLFTICVRLALHPLARAAARGEKSRTRLAPRVAELNKKHKGRPEQLQAALAELYREEQASPFAGCLPMLVQIPFFSVMYRLFTLPTVDGVHNDLLGHTLAGVPLGTHLGAAHGVGQYAVFGVLYAALAAVGYVGFRRARAAAQAAPQAPGAAIAPYLAFGTVLFAALVPLAAALYLLTTSAWSAAERALLHRGTGAAGVPAAPVEESAPATAVVRAKGSARTKAAAPVKGSARAKAPALPAPRPAAKTAARPARQRRSQPAR, from the coding sequence ATGTCCATCTTCTCGATCTTCGATCCCGCCATCGGCCTCGCCCACACCGTGGTCGGCGCCTTCGCGCACGTCGTGCCAGCCGCGGCCGCGATCGTGCTCTTCACCATCTGCGTGCGCCTGGCACTGCACCCGCTGGCCCGGGCCGCGGCCCGCGGCGAGAAGAGCCGCACCCGCCTGGCACCGCGGGTCGCCGAGCTCAACAAGAAGCACAAGGGCCGTCCCGAGCAGTTGCAGGCCGCGCTCGCCGAGCTGTACCGCGAGGAGCAGGCCTCACCGTTCGCGGGCTGCCTGCCGATGCTGGTGCAGATCCCGTTCTTCTCGGTGATGTACCGCCTCTTCACGCTGCCCACCGTCGACGGCGTCCACAACGACCTGCTCGGGCACACGCTGGCCGGCGTGCCGCTCGGCACCCACCTGGGCGCCGCGCACGGGGTGGGCCAGTACGCCGTGTTCGGCGTGCTCTACGCGGCGCTGGCCGCGGTCGGCTACGTGGGCTTCCGCCGGGCCAGGGCCGCCGCCCAGGCCGCGCCGCAGGCTCCCGGCGCGGCGATCGCGCCCTACCTCGCGTTCGGCACGGTGCTGTTCGCGGCCCTGGTCCCGCTGGCCGCCGCGCTCTACCTGCTGACCACCAGCGCCTGGTCCGCCGCCGAGCGCGCCCTGCTGCACCGCGGCACCGGGGCGGCCGGCGTGCCGGCCGCCCCGGTCGAGGAATCCGCCCCGGCCACGGCAGTCGTCCGGGCCAAGGGATCCGCCCGGACCAAGGCAGCTGCCCCGGTCAAGGGATCCGCCCGGGCCAAGGCGCCCGCCCTGCCCGCGCCCCGGCCGGCGGCGAAGACCGCCGCCCGGCCGGCCCGTCAGCGGCGGTCCCAGCCCGCGAGGTAG
- a CDS encoding adenosine deaminase, with product MPRGTDGIQAFIAGLPKAELHVHHVGSASPRVVAELAARYEGRSQVPADPEALAEYFTFTDFAHFIQVYLSVVDLVRDAEDVRTLTYGVARDMARQQIRYAELTVTPYSSVRRGIPDVAFMEAIEDARTCAERDFGVVLRWCFDIPGEAGLASAEETARLALEVGAEGLVSFGLGGPEIGVPRPQFKPYFDRARAAGLHSVPHAGESTGPQTVWDAIRELGAERIGHGTQSYQDPALMDYLGEHRIPLEVCPTSNLATRVVERLEEHPIKRFVDAGLLVTVNSDDPPMFGTDLNTEYAVAANLLGLDEAGVAALAKNAVEASFLDRSGKQRIAGEIDAYLAGWDRR from the coding sequence ATGCCCCGAGGGACCGACGGGATCCAGGCGTTCATCGCCGGACTGCCCAAGGCGGAACTGCACGTGCACCACGTGGGTTCCGCCTCGCCGCGGGTGGTGGCCGAGCTGGCCGCCCGCTACGAGGGCCGCAGCCAGGTGCCGGCGGATCCCGAGGCGCTCGCGGAGTACTTCACCTTCACCGACTTCGCGCACTTCATCCAGGTCTACCTCTCGGTGGTCGACCTGGTCCGCGACGCCGAGGACGTGCGCACGCTCACCTACGGCGTGGCCCGGGACATGGCCCGCCAGCAGATCCGCTACGCGGAGCTGACCGTCACCCCGTACAGCTCGGTCCGCCGGGGCATCCCGGACGTGGCGTTCATGGAGGCCATCGAGGACGCCCGCACGTGCGCCGAGCGGGACTTCGGCGTGGTGCTGCGCTGGTGCTTCGACATCCCGGGCGAGGCGGGTCTGGCCTCGGCGGAGGAGACGGCGCGGCTGGCGCTCGAGGTCGGCGCCGAGGGGCTGGTCAGCTTCGGCCTCGGCGGGCCGGAGATCGGGGTGCCCAGGCCGCAGTTCAAGCCCTACTTCGACCGGGCCAGGGCGGCGGGCCTGCACAGCGTGCCGCACGCCGGGGAGTCCACCGGGCCGCAGACGGTCTGGGACGCGATCCGCGAGCTGGGCGCCGAGCGGATCGGGCACGGCACGCAGTCGTACCAGGACCCGGCGCTGATGGACTACCTGGGCGAGCACCGGATCCCGCTGGAGGTCTGCCCGACCTCCAACCTGGCGACCCGGGTGGTGGAGCGGCTGGAGGAGCACCCGATCAAGCGGTTCGTGGACGCGGGCCTGCTGGTCACCGTGAACAGCGACGACCCGCCGATGTTCGGCACCGACCTGAACACCGAGTACGCGGTCGCCGCGAACCTGCTCGGGCTGGACGAGGCGGGCGTGGCCGCCCTGGCCAAGAACGCGGTGGAGGCCTCGTTCCTGGACCGGAGCGGCAAGCAGCGGATCGCCGGCGAGATCGACGCCTACCTCGCGGGCTGGGACCGCCGCTGA
- a CDS encoding DUF445 domain-containing protein produces MKAIATGFLAVASVVYALSTWAGAAGWGSWTGYVSAAAEAGMVGALADWFAVTALFRRPFGLPIPHTAIIPTKKDAFGRSLGQFVGENFLSAQVVRSRLAALGVARRLGEWLAVPANADRVTTEASAALRGVLAVLRDEDVQAVVGEAITRRAAATQVAEPIGRLLGKVVADGGHHGVVDLVAVRAHDWLSEHHQDVVSKVAIKSPGWTPRFIDHQVGERVYKELMRFVTAIRDDPQHPARGAIDTFLADFAVELQTDAATQARVERAKAELLARDEVQELIASSWSAVRTLVLNAAEDEQSELRRRIRAGVGSFGRRLATDERLQAKTDGWLQDAAQYVVETYRSEITSLISDTVAGWDAADASRKIEANVGRDLQFIRINGTVVGALAGLLIHTVATALGG; encoded by the coding sequence ATGAAGGCGATCGCGACCGGGTTCCTGGCGGTGGCCTCCGTGGTCTACGCCCTGTCCACCTGGGCCGGCGCGGCCGGCTGGGGCAGCTGGACCGGTTACGTCTCGGCCGCCGCCGAGGCCGGCATGGTCGGCGCGCTGGCCGACTGGTTCGCCGTCACCGCGCTCTTCCGGCGTCCGTTCGGCCTGCCGATCCCGCACACCGCGATCATCCCGACCAAGAAGGACGCCTTCGGCCGTTCGCTGGGCCAGTTCGTCGGCGAGAACTTCCTCTCCGCGCAGGTGGTGCGCAGCCGGCTGGCCGCGCTCGGCGTCGCCCGTCGGCTTGGCGAGTGGCTGGCGGTGCCCGCCAACGCCGACCGGGTCACCACCGAGGCGTCGGCGGCGCTGCGCGGGGTGCTCGCGGTGCTGCGCGACGAGGACGTGCAGGCGGTGGTCGGCGAGGCGATCACCAGGCGGGCGGCGGCCACCCAGGTCGCCGAGCCGATCGGACGGCTGCTCGGCAAGGTGGTCGCCGACGGCGGCCACCACGGCGTGGTCGACCTGGTCGCCGTCCGGGCGCACGACTGGCTGAGCGAGCACCACCAGGACGTGGTCTCGAAGGTCGCCATAAAGTCGCCGGGCTGGACGCCCAGGTTCATCGACCACCAGGTCGGCGAGCGGGTCTACAAGGAGCTGATGCGGTTCGTCACGGCGATCCGGGACGACCCGCAGCACCCGGCCCGCGGCGCGATCGACACCTTCCTCGCCGACTTCGCGGTGGAGCTGCAGACCGATGCCGCCACCCAGGCCAGGGTCGAGCGGGCCAAGGCCGAGCTGCTGGCCCGCGACGAGGTGCAGGAGCTGATCGCCTCCTCCTGGAGCGCGGTGCGCACCCTGGTGCTGAACGCCGCCGAGGACGAGCAGAGCGAGCTGCGCCGCCGGATCCGCGCGGGGGTCGGCTCGTTCGGGCGGCGGCTGGCCACCGACGAGCGTCTGCAGGCCAAGACCGACGGCTGGCTGCAGGACGCGGCGCAGTACGTGGTGGAGACCTACCGGTCGGAGATCACCTCGCTGATCTCGGACACCGTGGCGGGCTGGGACGCCGCCGACGCCTCGCGCAAGATCGAGGCCAACGTGGGGCGTGACCTGCAGTTCATCCGGATCAACGGCACGGTGGTCGGGGCGCTGGCCGGTCTGCTGATCCACACCGTGGCCACCGCACTGGGCGGGTAG